In Microcoleus sp. FACHB-831, a single window of DNA contains:
- a CDS encoding type IV pilin-like G/H family protein, translated as MKLDLQAKFLQHLNKKKQDQGFTLIELLVVIIIIGILAAIALPSFLSQANKGKQSEAKTYVGTLNKGQQAYYTENSNFSDTISDLGVGINTSTVNYKYTTDGTTATTIAGNFAISKAKSNFAALKGYAGRVELYPSGSTSEATSVAILCEQKTPAKDTADDPTSGTACNGSQNQVK; from the coding sequence ATGAAACTCGATTTACAAGCCAAGTTCCTGCAACACCTCAACAAGAAAAAGCAAGATCAAGGTTTCACCCTGATTGAACTGCTGGTCGTTATTATTATCATCGGTATTCTGGCTGCTATTGCTCTACCCTCATTCCTCAGCCAAGCGAACAAAGGTAAGCAGTCGGAAGCTAAAACCTATGTAGGTACGCTCAATAAAGGCCAACAGGCTTACTACACAGAGAATTCCAACTTTAGTGACACGATCTCAGACTTGGGTGTTGGTATTAACACTAGCACTGTAAACTACAAGTACACCACAGACGGAACCACTGCCACCACTATTGCAGGCAACTTTGCGATCAGCAAGGCTAAATCAAACTTTGCAGCCCTGAAAGGCTATGCGGGACGGGTGGAACTGTACCCTTCAGGTAGTACCAGTGAAGCAACCAGTGTTGCTATCTTGTGCGAACAGAAAACGCCAGCAAAAGACACCGCAGACGACCCAACGAGTGGTACAGCGTGTAATGGTTCTCAAAACCAAGTTAAGTAA
- a CDS encoding class I SAM-dependent methyltransferase, whose translation MEKQSAEFIDKIRQQFETSPYPRIPLETSAKKHNKLYIHNLITAYYLRNQQVIDNENKAILDAGCGSGYTSLILAEANPGAKIVGIDISEESIKLARKRLQYHGFDKAEFYALSIDEIPSLGIEFDYINNDEVLYLLPDPVAGLQAMKSVLKRDGIIRTNLHSALERVGLFRAQEVFKMMELMDANPGKDEIELVRETMRSLKDDVLLKQITWRAELEKDDEMILMNHLLQGDKGYSIPEMFSALRAADLEFVSMVDWRSWELMDLFKEPDNLPIFLGLTLPEISIEQRLHLFDLLHPAHRLLDFWCGHPSEDKSFVPVAEWTTEDWLQVGAHLHPQLRTQTFKEDLIARLNNSQLFEMNRHLSVGNKTLLVESTMASCLLPLLEGAQSAVSLAKRYHSLSPLQPVTLEPISEPEAMEAIASLLSRLESFGYVLLERLPPED comes from the coding sequence ATGGAAAAACAATCAGCTGAGTTCATAGACAAAATACGTCAGCAATTTGAAACTTCTCCGTATCCTAGGATTCCCCTAGAAACATCTGCAAAGAAGCACAATAAGCTGTATATTCATAACCTTATTACAGCTTACTATTTAAGGAATCAACAAGTTATAGATAACGAGAATAAAGCGATATTAGATGCAGGCTGCGGCAGCGGTTACACGTCTCTGATTTTGGCAGAAGCGAATCCAGGCGCGAAAATCGTGGGGATTGATATATCAGAAGAATCTATCAAGCTAGCGAGAAAACGATTGCAGTATCACGGATTCGATAAAGCAGAATTCTATGCTCTTTCAATCGATGAAATACCCAGCTTGGGTATTGAATTTGACTACATTAACAATGATGAGGTTCTCTACCTGCTGCCCGATCCTGTGGCTGGGTTGCAAGCAATGAAGTCAGTTTTGAAGCGCGATGGTATTATCCGTACCAATTTGCATTCGGCACTGGAGCGTGTTGGTTTGTTCCGCGCTCAAGAAGTATTCAAAATGATGGAATTGATGGATGCCAACCCAGGAAAAGACGAAATTGAATTGGTTCGGGAAACGATGAGATCGCTGAAAGATGATGTCTTGTTGAAGCAAATAACTTGGAGAGCTGAATTGGAAAAAGACGACGAGATGATTTTAATGAATCATTTATTACAGGGTGATAAAGGTTATAGCATTCCTGAAATGTTTTCGGCATTGAGAGCTGCCGATTTAGAGTTTGTTAGTATGGTGGATTGGCGCTCGTGGGAATTGATGGACTTGTTCAAAGAACCGGATAACTTGCCAATATTTTTAGGATTAACCCTGCCAGAAATTTCCATAGAACAACGGCTGCATCTATTTGACCTGCTACATCCTGCGCATCGTCTGCTTGACTTTTGGTGCGGTCATCCTTCCGAGGATAAATCCTTTGTGCCAGTTGCTGAGTGGACAACAGAAGACTGGCTCCAAGTAGGGGCGCATTTACATCCTCAACTCAGAACTCAGACGTTTAAAGAAGACCTGATTGCACGCCTGAACAATTCACAACTGTTTGAGATGAATCGGCATCTGTCTGTGGGTAACAAGACTCTGCTAGTGGAAAGTACGATGGCATCATGTCTCCTACCCCTGCTGGAGGGGGCGCAGTCTGCGGTATCGCTGGCAAAGCGGTATCATTCGTTGAGTCCCTTGCAGCCCGTGACGTTGGAGCCTATTAGTGAGCCGGAAGCAATGGAGGCGATCGCCAGTCTGCTGTCCAGGCTAGAGAGTTTTGGGTATGTACTGCTCGAACGCTTACCCCCGGAGGATTAG
- the trxB gene encoding thioredoxin-disulfide reductase, which produces MANATVENLVIIGSGPAGYTAAIYAARANLKPFVFEGFQAGGLPGGQLMTTTEVENFPGFPEGITGPELMDRMKAQAERWGAELVTEDVISVDLSQRPFIVRSEEREVRTHSIVIATGATAKRLGLPSEHDFWSRGISACAICDGATPIFHGAELAVVGGGDSAAEESVYLTKYGSHVHMLVRGEKMRASKAMQDRVLNNPKITVHWNSQPIDVLGENDRMNGVKLLNTKTGEESNLAVKGLFYAVGHKPNTSLFKGQLELDEVGYIVTKHGSVETSIEGVFAAGDVQDHEYRQAITAAGTGCMAAMLAERWLSVNNLIQEYRQQMQTSETPDTPTKPGAEKANLTPEEAFDPNATRHEGGYALRKLYHDSDRLLVVKYVSPNCGPCHTLKPILNKVVDEFDGKIHFVEIDIDKEREIAENGGVTGTPTVQFFKNKDLVAELKGVKQKSQFRQVIEQYL; this is translated from the coding sequence ATGGCAAACGCAACTGTAGAGAACTTGGTGATTATCGGCTCTGGCCCTGCTGGGTATACCGCTGCCATATATGCGGCGCGGGCCAACCTGAAACCCTTTGTGTTTGAAGGCTTTCAAGCTGGGGGGCTACCCGGCGGGCAGCTAATGACCACGACGGAAGTCGAGAATTTTCCTGGTTTTCCAGAGGGGATTACGGGGCCGGAATTGATGGATAGAATGAAAGCGCAGGCAGAGCGCTGGGGGGCTGAGTTAGTAACCGAAGATGTAATATCGGTTGACTTGAGCCAGCGTCCTTTTATTGTCCGCTCTGAGGAACGGGAAGTGAGAACTCACAGCATTGTAATTGCAACTGGCGCGACGGCGAAACGGTTAGGGCTACCCAGCGAGCATGACTTTTGGAGTCGGGGGATTTCGGCTTGCGCTATCTGCGATGGTGCAACTCCGATTTTTCACGGCGCGGAACTCGCTGTGGTTGGAGGGGGTGACTCTGCGGCGGAAGAATCGGTTTACCTTACCAAGTATGGCTCTCACGTTCATATGCTGGTGCGGGGAGAGAAGATGCGGGCAAGTAAAGCCATGCAGGATCGCGTTTTGAATAACCCCAAAATTACGGTTCACTGGAACAGCCAGCCAATTGATGTCCTGGGTGAAAATGACCGGATGAATGGGGTGAAACTCCTGAATACTAAGACTGGTGAGGAGAGCAATCTGGCGGTGAAGGGGTTGTTCTACGCGGTTGGTCATAAACCCAACACTTCTCTATTTAAGGGTCAGCTGGAACTAGACGAAGTGGGTTACATCGTAACTAAACATGGTTCCGTAGAAACCAGCATCGAGGGTGTCTTTGCTGCTGGCGATGTACAAGACCATGAGTATCGTCAGGCAATTACTGCGGCGGGTACTGGTTGTATGGCGGCAATGTTAGCAGAACGTTGGCTTTCTGTTAATAATCTGATCCAGGAGTATCGCCAGCAGATGCAGACATCTGAAACACCGGATACACCTACAAAGCCTGGTGCTGAGAAAGCTAATCTAACACCAGAGGAGGCGTTTGATCCGAATGCCACACGGCATGAGGGGGGCTATGCGTTGCGGAAGCTTTACCATGATAGCGATCGCCTGCTCGTGGTCAAATACGTCTCCCCCAACTGTGGGCCTTGCCATACCCTCAAGCCCATCTTAAACAAAGTGGTAGATGAATTTGACGGTAAAATTCACTTTGTAGAAATTGACATCGACAAAGAGCGGGAAATTGCCGAGAATGGTGGTGTCACCGGGACGCCCACAGTGCAGTTCTTTAAGAACAAAGACTTAGTGGCTGAACTAAAAGGCGTCAAGCAAAAGAGCCAGTTCCGTCAGGTTATTGAACAATATCTGTAG
- a CDS encoding class I SAM-dependent methyltransferase, with protein MTTDIKKLHLGCGRNILEGWINLDYISLTGVDIVADLDDCRNQKLPFEDNSIDEFLASHLIEHLHNPLPFMEEIHRIAKQDAKAVFRVPYGASDDAFEDPTHVRQYFLNSFQYFEQLAYWRADYGYRGDWLTEKIFLRVEADRHEGETTEEILWQVHTFRNIVKEMIVELRAIKPIREPQKELYIPPKIEIILL; from the coding sequence ATGACAACAGACATTAAAAAACTCCACTTGGGATGTGGAAGAAATATTTTAGAAGGTTGGATAAATTTAGACTATATATCTCTTACTGGTGTTGATATTGTTGCCGATCTAGATGATTGCCGAAATCAAAAGTTGCCTTTTGAAGATAATAGCATTGATGAATTTTTAGCCAGCCATTTAATTGAGCATTTACACAATCCTTTGCCTTTTATGGAAGAAATTCATAGGATTGCGAAACAAGATGCTAAGGCCGTATTTAGAGTTCCTTATGGAGCGAGTGATGATGCTTTTGAAGATCCAACTCATGTAAGACAATATTTTTTAAATTCTTTTCAATATTTTGAGCAGCTAGCCTATTGGAGAGCAGACTATGGATACAGAGGAGACTGGTTAACAGAAAAGATATTTTTAAGGGTTGAAGCTGATAGACATGAAGGAGAAACAACAGAAGAAATCTTGTGGCAAGTCCACACCTTTAGAAATATCGTCAAAGAAATGATTGTTGAGTTGAGAGCTATTAAGCCTATACGAGAGCCCCAAAAGGAATTGTATATTCCGCCTAAAATTGAAATTATTTTACTTTAA
- a CDS encoding glycosyltransferase encodes MDKLLDASPKPILSLCMIVKNERENLPRCLASVKSYVDEIIVVDTGSQDNTPEIALKYGAKISYFEWCDDFAAARNYAISQAAGEWILMLDADEELVVKSNNFREKLTYKSKIIAYSLSLKDAYDGAKIIGGWHVRLFRNLTDITYVGRFHEFLKYQNQSISQDQCSYLEESLAILHYGYGKGKLLQKHINRNIPLLESIRQEEGLDLMLLHALAEAYQKTQQMEKVKECYSDAWEKLLPSLLDGTRPQEFRSVTTWAYNLGLEALKQKDYETVRLLCHRGLEWCPNFPPLLQLGGITLAELGFLLGAIPYFERCLQLGQDGSYYKGEPFNPNVMTSHAAYNLGCVYMDMQHWQEALAAFELALSFDANFIAAREKIDKIKEVLDTQA; translated from the coding sequence ATGGACAAACTCCTAGATGCTTCCCCCAAGCCCATCTTGTCTCTTTGCATGATTGTTAAGAATGAACGTGAGAATTTGCCGCGGTGTTTAGCTAGCGTTAAATCTTATGTCGATGAAATAATTGTGGTAGACACTGGGTCTCAGGATAATACACCCGAAATAGCGCTAAAATATGGTGCAAAGATTAGCTATTTTGAGTGGTGCGATGATTTTGCCGCTGCTCGTAATTATGCTATTTCCCAGGCAGCTGGTGAGTGGATTTTAATGTTGGATGCTGACGAAGAGTTAGTCGTTAAGTCAAATAATTTTCGAGAGAAACTAACTTACAAATCGAAAATTATTGCATATTCATTGAGCCTAAAGGATGCCTATGATGGTGCTAAGATCATAGGAGGATGGCATGTAAGGCTGTTCCGTAACCTTACAGATATCACGTATGTAGGCCGCTTCCACGAGTTTTTGAAGTATCAGAACCAAAGTATTAGTCAGGATCAATGCAGCTACCTAGAAGAAAGTCTGGCTATTTTGCATTATGGCTATGGCAAAGGGAAGTTATTACAAAAACATATAAACCGGAATATCCCTCTTTTGGAAAGCATTAGACAGGAAGAAGGTCTCGATCTAATGCTTTTGCATGCCCTTGCCGAAGCGTATCAGAAAACCCAACAGATGGAAAAGGTCAAAGAATGTTACTCAGACGCCTGGGAAAAGCTGCTTCCAAGTCTGCTTGATGGAACTCGACCCCAAGAATTTCGTTCAGTTACAACCTGGGCCTACAACCTGGGATTAGAGGCACTTAAACAGAAGGATTATGAAACTGTAAGATTACTTTGTCATAGAGGGCTTGAATGGTGTCCAAATTTCCCACCTCTGCTCCAACTCGGTGGTATAACTTTAGCGGAATTAGGATTTCTACTAGGGGCAATTCCCTACTTTGAGAGGTGTCTTCAATTAGGCCAAGACGGCAGCTACTACAAAGGAGAACCCTTTAACCCAAATGTTATGACAAGCCACGCTGCTTACAATCTCGGTTGCGTCTATATGGATATGCAACACTGGCAGGAGGCATTAGCGGCGTTTGAACTAGCGCTTTCTTTTGATGCTAACTTCATAGCAGCAAGGGAAAAAATAGACAAAATTAAAGAAGTCTTAGATACTCAAGCATAG
- a CDS encoding ABC transporter permease: MTLTKRSLPRFLRFSGRPSLSMQMMAVGLVITLMFVLIAIFAPMFQAWGWLQNPLEQLSNPIHEAPSARHWFGTSRQGYDVFSRTLYGSQAALQVVILATALSLVVGVPLGLLSGYVGGRIDRVLLFLMDTIYTLPGLLLSVTLAFVVGRGVLNAAIALSISYIPQYYRVVRNHTASVKTELFIEAAQAMGASTWTVLSRYLFLNVIQSVPVLFTLNAADAILILGSLGFLGLGLPLGTPEWGQDLREALNALPTGIWWTALFPGLALTLMVVGLSLVGEGLSEFVNPRLRRENWNQKSPE; the protein is encoded by the coding sequence ATGACTCTTACTAAGCGATCGCTCCCCCGATTTTTGCGTTTTTCAGGGCGTCCCAGTCTCTCTATGCAGATGATGGCGGTGGGATTGGTTATTACTCTAATGTTTGTGCTGATAGCAATATTTGCTCCCATGTTTCAGGCTTGGGGATGGTTGCAAAATCCCCTCGAGCAACTCAGTAACCCAATTCACGAAGCACCCTCCGCACGTCATTGGTTTGGCACAAGTCGCCAAGGCTACGATGTTTTCTCGCGGACGTTGTATGGTAGCCAAGCCGCCTTGCAAGTGGTGATTCTGGCTACGGCGCTGAGTCTAGTAGTGGGTGTTCCCCTTGGCTTACTCAGCGGTTATGTGGGGGGAAGGATAGATCGAGTGCTGCTGTTTTTGATGGATACAATTTATACTCTGCCGGGGTTGCTGCTGTCAGTAACGCTGGCTTTTGTAGTGGGGCGGGGGGTATTGAATGCAGCGATCGCGTTAAGCATTTCCTACATCCCCCAATACTACCGCGTCGTCCGCAACCACACCGCCAGCGTAAAAACCGAACTCTTCATCGAAGCCGCTCAAGCAATGGGCGCATCCACCTGGACGGTTCTCTCGCGCTACCTGTTTCTCAACGTAATTCAGAGCGTGCCCGTACTCTTCACCCTCAACGCCGCCGATGCCATTTTAATACTAGGCAGCTTGGGATTTCTGGGCTTGGGCTTGCCTCTGGGAACGCCAGAATGGGGTCAAGATTTACGCGAGGCTCTCAACGCCCTCCCTACGGGAATTTGGTGGACAGCGCTTTTCCCTGGGTTGGCGCTGACACTCATGGTGGTGGGATTGTCTCTAGTAGGAGAGGGCTTGAGCGAGTTTGTCAATCCCCGGCTGCGGCGAGAAAATTGGAACCAAAAATCCCCTGAGTAA
- a CDS encoding glycosyltransferase family 4 protein, translating into MKIAFADFTGTDYNVESAYQVPLGGSESACCYLAEALALQGHEVFLLNNSSIAGMSRGVMCLPWSKVSGQLLQSLEALIVLKFAVEGVQIRSSIGENTRLILWTQHAHNQPVMQQLQNPAQRDIYDGIAMVSDWQRDRFHQEFNIDITRSFVLRNAIAPAFGKLFPDSTPILAHKSKPPILAYTSTPFRGLDILLEVFPRIRKAVPGTRLKVFSSMKVYQFAQAADESEFGVLYRKCRETEGVEYIGSIPQPDLARELRSVTALAYPNTFSETSCIAVMEAMASGCFVVTSDLAALPETTAGFARLIPIEGGWEAYKNRFFEETVQVIRECTAADSTNAESHLRRQVNYVNSEYTWSVRAGKWVEWLSSIQAKTAISADLQQQAYQCLIHGKYSQATTFYEEAIEACPEVMSNYWHLGLTFLLQGQEAQAQATWMLPMMEADTEQVNLWTAEIVQVLQKEATRREAMADYQTAALIEQYIVELTTNSP; encoded by the coding sequence ATGAAAATTGCATTTGCAGACTTCACAGGTACCGACTACAACGTTGAAAGCGCCTACCAAGTGCCGCTGGGAGGTTCTGAGTCAGCCTGTTGTTACCTCGCTGAAGCACTGGCCTTACAGGGACATGAGGTATTTTTACTGAACAATAGCTCAATAGCAGGGATGTCTCGCGGCGTGATGTGCCTGCCCTGGAGTAAGGTGTCTGGGCAATTGCTACAGTCCCTAGAAGCTTTGATTGTACTAAAGTTTGCAGTAGAAGGAGTGCAAATCCGGTCTTCTATAGGAGAGAATACTCGGCTAATTCTCTGGACTCAACACGCTCACAACCAGCCAGTAATGCAGCAGTTGCAAAATCCTGCTCAACGAGATATTTATGATGGAATTGCAATGGTGAGCGATTGGCAGCGCGATCGCTTCCATCAGGAATTTAACATCGATATTACTCGTAGCTTTGTTTTACGCAACGCGATCGCACCTGCTTTCGGCAAGCTGTTCCCCGATAGCACCCCCATACTCGCGCACAAGTCCAAACCACCGATTCTTGCCTACACAAGTACACCTTTTCGAGGTCTCGATATCCTGCTCGAAGTTTTCCCCAGGATTCGCAAAGCAGTACCTGGAACCAGACTTAAAGTGTTTTCGAGCATGAAAGTTTATCAGTTTGCTCAAGCAGCCGATGAGTCTGAGTTCGGCGTGCTATACCGCAAGTGCCGGGAGACAGAAGGAGTTGAGTACATCGGTTCCATCCCACAACCAGATCTTGCCCGCGAACTCCGGTCAGTTACAGCACTAGCCTATCCCAACACCTTCTCCGAAACCTCGTGTATTGCTGTGATGGAAGCAATGGCAAGCGGTTGTTTTGTTGTTACCAGCGACTTGGCAGCATTGCCAGAAACCACTGCGGGATTTGCCCGTTTAATACCTATTGAAGGCGGCTGGGAAGCATACAAAAACCGTTTTTTTGAAGAGACTGTCCAGGTTATTAGAGAATGTACCGCAGCGGACAGCACAAATGCCGAATCTCATCTTCGGCGGCAGGTTAATTACGTTAATAGCGAATATACTTGGTCAGTTCGCGCTGGGAAGTGGGTTGAATGGTTAAGCAGTATTCAGGCAAAAACTGCTATTTCTGCCGATTTGCAGCAGCAGGCATACCAATGTTTAATTCACGGTAAATATAGTCAAGCAACGACTTTCTACGAGGAGGCGATTGAGGCGTGTCCAGAGGTAATGTCCAACTACTGGCATCTAGGGTTGACATTCCTTTTGCAAGGGCAAGAAGCACAAGCCCAAGCTACCTGGATGTTACCAATGATGGAGGCAGATACAGAGCAAGTCAATTTGTGGACGGCAGAAATAGTGCAAGTGCTACAAAAAGAAGCAACGCGACGAGAAGCAATGGCAGACTATCAAACTGCGGCGCTAATCGAACAATACATAGTTGAACTTACGACAAATTCCCCTTAA